The sequence TTTAAAGTCAGTTTACATTCACGATAACGCTTGGATTGGCAGTAATGTCACAGTTACTCCAGGTGTCGTCATTGGAGAAAATTCTATCGTTGGTGCTGGAGCGGTCGTTACTAAAAATGTTCCCGCTAATACCATCGTCGGTGGTGTACCGGCACAAATTATTAGAACTATTAAAGGAGAAAATTAATGAGTTTACAAGATAAAGTAGTAGTAATTATGGGTGCCTCAAGTGGAATTGGAGCTGCCACAGCTAAATTATTAGCTTCAAAAGGTGCTAAGGTTACGATTGCAGCCAGAAGAATGAATCGTTTGGAAGAAATCAAACAAGCAAATCCTGATAGTGATATTTTGGCAGTTGAGGCTGATGTTACTAAAGCAAAAGAAGTTCAAAATGTTGTCGATCAAACCGTTGCTAAATTCGGTCGTGTCGATGCTCTTTACAATAACGCAGGAATTATGCCAGTAAACAACTTAGACCAAATCGCGCAAGACGAATGGCAAAACATGCTCGATATTAATGTTAAAGGTGTTCTCAATGGAATCGCAGCTGCTTTACCAGTTATGAAAAAGCAAAAGAGCGGTCATATCATTACAACATCTTCAGTTTTAGGTTATGAAGTATTGCCAGGCTATGCTGCTTATTCAGGAACTAAGTATGCCGTTAGAGCAATCATGGAAGGACTTCGTCAAGAAGAACACCAAAACAATATCAAGACCACTATTATTGCTCCAGGATCTGTTAAGACAGAACTGTATAAGTCAGTTAATAATGGTGCAGCTCATGATGGTTTGGAAAAAGTTATGCAAGCTTCAGGAACACAAATGACATCCCTGAATCCAGAAGAAATTGCCCAAGCAGTAGCTTTTGTCATTGATACACCAAAGAATATGGCCGTCAACGAAATGGTAATTCGTCCTACAGGACAAGAAGTCTAATAGAATATATAATGAAAGCGATACAAAAAGAGGAGGAAGTTTATGTCAATTTTTGATGAAACATTCACAATGAACAATGGAGTTAAGATTCCAAAACTAGCTTTAGGAGTTTGGGAAATTCCTGATGATAAGGTAGCTGACGCCGTTAAATCTGCTGTGGAGATTGGATATCGTCACATCGATACTGCTCAAGCTTATGGCAACGAACGTGGTGTTGGTGAAGGTGTTAAAAACGCTGGAGTTTCACGTGATAAGTTATTCGTTAATTCTAAAGTTGCAGCTGAAATCAAGAACTATGATGAAGCTAAGAAATCTATCGATGAAACTTTGGAAAAGATGGGCTTAGATTATTTGGACATGATGATTATCCACAATCCTCAACCTTGGAAAGAAGTAAATCAAGGTAACGACCGTCACTTTGAAGGAAATTTGGAAACTTGGCGTGCTATGGAAGATGCTGTCAAAGCTGGTAAGTTAAAGACTATCGGTGTTTCTAGCTTTCAAAAAGAAGATTTGGACAATTTGATCAAGAATTCTGACACGAAGCCTGCAGTTAATCAAATTCAAATCCACATCGGCGATACACCAAGTGATTTGATTAAGTATTCTCAAGATAATGGCATTGTTGTCGAAGCCTTCTCACCAATTGCTCACGGTGCTGCTATGAATGATGAAACAATCAAGCAAATGGCCGCCAAGTACAATGTTTCTGTTCCACAATTGTGCATTCGCTATGATTGGCAATTAAATGTTGTCGTTCTACCAAAAACAGCTAACCCAGATCACATGAAGTCAAATGCTGATATCGACTTTGAAATTTCAGCTGAAGATATGAAGACTTTGGCAAAAATCGATCAAATGAATTATGGAGATGCTAGTGCTTTTCCAGTATTCGGTGGTAAAATCTAGAGCAACATGTTATCTTTAAGATAATAAAAATTCAGGAGAAATGCTTGATGATTGTATCTAAGTAAGGATTATAAAATTTGAACAGAGAAAAATAGCTTTCTTTGTTGTACCCAAATTGCCTTACAGATATTATCAAAGTGTTTTGATAAAAGTCCTTAAGTGCAGTTTGTCGACTGCACTTTTTTTGTATTCTGAGAGGCGATTTACTAATCAAGAAGGAATATAAAAAATTGACTAAAGAAATTAAATTAAGAATAGAAACAAAATCAGATTATAAGAAAACAGAAATCATGTTGCGCAATGCTTTTTGGAATGAATTTCAACCGGGCTGTGTCGAACATTATTTAATGAATAAAATTAGAAACCATCCTCGTTTTGTATCAGAGTTGGATACGGTCGCAGTAGTAGGCGATGAAATTGTCGGTTGTGCCGCCTTTTTGGAAGATAAAATCCAAGGTGACGACGGCAAAACACATTCTATCTTGTGTTTAGGACCTTTGGCAGTAGCACCGGAATATCAACAAAATGGCCTCGGTGGACGATTAATTGAGCATTCGAAAAAACTAGCTTTGAAATTAGGTTACAACGGGATTATCTTGTACGGAGATCCTAATTACTATAGTAGAAAAGGTTTTGAACCAGCTAAGAATTACAATATTAGAATGGCTAATGATAAGTTTGCGACAGTCTTGCAAGTTGCGCCATTGTACCAAGGTGCTTTAAAAGATTGTGCAGGTAAATATGTTGAAGATGAAGTTTATGGTGTGAACCAAATCGAAGTGGATATCTTTGATGCACAATTTCCTTTCAAAGAAAAAGTAACTAATAATGCTTCACAATTACATTTTCAGAAGTTGATTGAGTCGCAGGATGTGGAATTGGGATAGTATTATAGTGATAATGGATATAATTTTTCTGAAATAGAAAACTAAATAGGAAGAGATGGGATTTTTAAGTTAAATTCCATCTCTTTTTGATGTCTTTCGGTATCCTATTACTAGGAGAAGAAATTATGAAAAAAAGACATTTATCAGATATAACATCAGATTTTTTAAAAAGTGAAGAATATTTTAGATTGAGTAGTCAATCCAAAGAAAATGCGCAAGCTTTGGTAAAGAGTATTGGAGATACAGCCGAATATACTGGTCATGGAGATTATACGAAATGGGATGCTGATTTTATAGCTCCCTTTACGTTGGGATTGATCAGAAATTTAAGCGATGAAACACAATATTCTTTAGAATGGTTTAATCTGACTTATGAAGTTTTAAAGTCAGTTTTGAAATTTTTGGCCAGAACCAAACGGATAAAAATATCAGCTGTTATGATGGATAATTTGCTTCAACTTATTGAATCACAAACTCTATTTGAAAAAACCGATAGTTTTATCTTAGAGCCAGAATATCAAGATCCGTATTTACCACAATGGACACCTCATGTAGCAGATAACATTTCTACTTATGTTTCACAATGGTTGAAACTTTATGAAGAAA comes from Companilactobacillus pabuli and encodes:
- a CDS encoding SDR family oxidoreductase encodes the protein MSLQDKVVVIMGASSGIGAATAKLLASKGAKVTIAARRMNRLEEIKQANPDSDILAVEADVTKAKEVQNVVDQTVAKFGRVDALYNNAGIMPVNNLDQIAQDEWQNMLDINVKGVLNGIAAALPVMKKQKSGHIITTSSVLGYEVLPGYAAYSGTKYAVRAIMEGLRQEEHQNNIKTTIIAPGSVKTELYKSVNNGAAHDGLEKVMQASGTQMTSLNPEEIAQAVAFVIDTPKNMAVNEMVIRPTGQEV
- a CDS encoding aldo/keto reductase, which codes for MSIFDETFTMNNGVKIPKLALGVWEIPDDKVADAVKSAVEIGYRHIDTAQAYGNERGVGEGVKNAGVSRDKLFVNSKVAAEIKNYDEAKKSIDETLEKMGLDYLDMMIIHNPQPWKEVNQGNDRHFEGNLETWRAMEDAVKAGKLKTIGVSSFQKEDLDNLIKNSDTKPAVNQIQIHIGDTPSDLIKYSQDNGIVVEAFSPIAHGAAMNDETIKQMAAKYNVSVPQLCIRYDWQLNVVVLPKTANPDHMKSNADIDFEISAEDMKTLAKIDQMNYGDASAFPVFGGKI
- a CDS encoding GNAT family N-acetyltransferase — translated: MTKEIKLRIETKSDYKKTEIMLRNAFWNEFQPGCVEHYLMNKIRNHPRFVSELDTVAVVGDEIVGCAAFLEDKIQGDDGKTHSILCLGPLAVAPEYQQNGLGGRLIEHSKKLALKLGYNGIILYGDPNYYSRKGFEPAKNYNIRMANDKFATVLQVAPLYQGALKDCAGKYVEDEVYGVNQIEVDIFDAQFPFKEKVTNNASQLHFQKLIESQDVELG